The Arachis duranensis cultivar V14167 chromosome 2, aradu.V14167.gnm2.J7QH, whole genome shotgun sequence genome has a window encoding:
- the LOC107474479 gene encoding uncharacterized protein LOC107474479 produces the protein MGFEKAGAERKLQLQELECLRLEAYENSRLYKEKVRAIHDKNIKRRKFRPGDLVLLYNSRLRLMPGKLRSRWKGPNRVEKVEPYGVFHLRHPSSNKILKVNGHRLKLYHGEKMKDNKELEIFHLEDPSSADD, from the coding sequence atgggatttgagaaagcCGGAGCTGAGAGAAAGTTGCAATTACAGGAGCTAGAATGCCTTCGTCTAGAAGCCTATGAGAATTCCAGGCTATACAAGGAAAAAGTGAGGGCTATACATGACAAGAACATAAAGCGCAGGAAGTTCAGACCTGGTGACTTAGTTCTCCTCTACaactccaggttgagactcatgccaggcaagctaAGATCTAGATGGAAAGGCCCCAATAGGGTGGAAAAGGTTGAACCTTATGGCGTTTTCCATCTGCGCCATCCCTCAAGCAACAAGATCCTCAAGGTTAATGGTCACCGCCTAAAGCTTTACCATGGTGAAAAGATGAAGGACAACAAGGAACTAGAGATCTTCCATCTGGAAGATCCATCTTCAGCAGACGACTGA